The Brevibacterium atlanticum genome segment AACTTCGCGTATGTCACATCGTTATCCGAATTCCTCCACAATGCGGACAACACAGTTCCCCATCTGGGACGATGCCGGCGAATCGGAGCCTCGGGAACACGGCATTCGGATCAAGCTCTGCCGACCCTCGCGTTTCTCACATCCAGGGTGTCGCAACCCTCAGGCGGCGCGAGAGAGCTCGAGGAACGGCCGCCATTTCTCAACGGGCTTGTCGATGCCCCGCATCCACAGCTGCCCGAGACGGGGCTCCTGCGGATGAACGTTGAGCTTCCAGCCGATCTCGCTCAGCGTGCGGTTGCCTTTGCGGTTGTTGCACTCGCGACAGCAGGCGACGAGATTCTCCCAGCTGTTGACTCCCCCGCGGGATCGCGGCACGACGTGGTCGACCGTCGAGGCGGCCCTGCTGCAGTAGGCGCAGCGGTGATTGTCTCGGCGCAGGACACCGCGTCGGGACAGGGAGACGCGCCGATTGCTCGGCGGTCGGACGTAGCGGGTGAGCAGGATGACGGAGGGCTGATCGAGACTCATGTGCTCGGATCTCACCGGGATGTCCTCTGCGGCCAGCACTGTCGCCTTTCCCGTCAGCACGAGCACAACGGCGCGTGTGAACGGCACGATCGACAGCGGTTCGTAACCGGCATTCAGCACGAGAGTCTTCATATCTCGCCCCTCATCTTCTTCTCTTGTGGGCCGAAACCGGCTGCCCCGGCCCCAGGGAACACAAAAGGCGCCGTGCTCATGGGCACGACGCCTGGAAAGAGGGCACGGAGACACGTATGTACTCCGCACCAGAGACTGGAGCGGCTATTCGAAGTATTCGACTCTGCCCCATCTGCTTTCCTTCAGGTCGGCGGTGTCGATCCATTCGGGTCGACACCGTTCATGGAACTCAATCCTTTCCAGAATAACGCCGCGAACGGCTGTGACCCAATTCATACGGTTCGCGTCACGCAATCTTCGGACTCCGTTCACCTCGCGCGTGTGCGCGGGCGCGTACGTGCCCGCCTACCTCGCGCGGGCGCGCGCGGCCGCCCGCACGGGCCCGAGCGCTCGCATGCGCACCTGCACAAGCCTGCCCCTCCGGGAGCCCGACCAACGGTCGTGTCGGAGGTGGGAGCGCCACCTCGGCGAGGGAATTCCAGGTACACGAAAGCTCCCCGCCCGACTCGAGGACCGTCGAGTCGAACGGGGAGCTTTCGGTGAAGCTGATCAGAGAACGCGGATGAAGGTGACGTTGCCCATCCAGCTGTAGCTGCGCTTCGAGGTTCCCGAGCTCGGCGAACCTGCATCGTACATCTGTCCGCCACCGGCGTAGATACCGACGTGGCCGGGGTGCCAGACGAGGTCACCGGGCTTGGCCTCGGACTGCGACACGATCTGGCCGGCACCCTTCTGAGCACCGGAGGTGCGGGGGAGGTTCACGCCGACGTGGCTGAACACCCACGAGGTGTAACCGGAGCAGTCCCAGCCACTCTGGCTGGTGCCGCCCATGACGTAGGGAGTCCCGACGCCCTTCTCAGCCCAGGCGAGGACCTGCTCGGCCTTCGAGCCGTCGATGGAACCGGCGTCATCGGAATCGCTCTTGCCCGAGTCGGACGAGCCGCTGTTGGCGGTGTCGTCGGAGGTGCCTGCGGACTCATCGG includes the following:
- a CDS encoding C40 family peptidase, giving the protein MATKQHGRRAADAKVKTPLTELTELLNANSGVFGRRAAVVAASGGLLTAAVMPAAGQGADDQNEVSAQAETTQQVDFENQSVTIGDDSKDKKGEKKADSLESQATSITADAAPKPKPKPTPTQTATADSDESAGTSDDTANSGSSDSGKSDSDDAGSIDGSKAEQVLAWAEKGVGTPYVMGGTSQSGWDCSGYTSWVFSHVGVNLPRTSGAQKGAGQIVSQSEAKPGDLVWHPGHVGIYAGGGQMYDAGSPSSGTSKRSYSWMGNVTFIRVL
- a CDS encoding HNH endonuclease, with protein sequence MKTLVLNAGYEPLSIVPFTRAVVLVLTGKATVLAAEDIPVRSEHMSLDQPSVILLTRYVRPPSNRRVSLSRRGVLRRDNHRCAYCSRAASTVDHVVPRSRGGVNSWENLVACCRECNNRKGNRTLSEIGWKLNVHPQEPRLGQLWMRGIDKPVEKWRPFLELSRAA